A stretch of Pseudoclavibacter chungangensis DNA encodes these proteins:
- a CDS encoding protein jag, with the protein MTTESGTQDTAPLEPTESGDAPRDEGDIAADFLEELLDIADIDGDLEIEERDGRMYVSVSADGATSLDRLANPEVVEALQQLTRLAVQADSGEFSRLILDVGGSRDARRRQLGELLDRAVARIEEGAASAALPPMSSYERKIVHDLAAERGYHSESEGEGRERHTVVRALS; encoded by the coding sequence ATGACGACAGAATCCGGAACGCAGGACACGGCTCCCCTCGAGCCGACGGAATCGGGCGATGCGCCCCGCGACGAGGGCGACATCGCGGCGGACTTCCTCGAGGAGCTGCTCGACATCGCGGACATCGATGGTGACCTCGAGATCGAGGAACGGGACGGGCGCATGTACGTGTCGGTCTCGGCGGATGGTGCGACGAGTCTCGATCGACTCGCGAACCCCGAGGTCGTCGAAGCATTGCAACAGCTCACGCGACTCGCGGTGCAGGCCGACTCCGGTGAGTTCTCGCGACTCATCCTGGATGTGGGCGGATCTCGCGACGCACGTCGGCGCCAGCTCGGTGAGCTGTTGGATCGCGCCGTGGCGCGCATCGAGGAGGGGGCCGCCTCGGCCGCGCTCCCGCCGATGTCGTCGTACGAGCGGAAGATCGTCCACGACCTCGCGGCCGAGCGTGGCTACCACTCGGAGTCCGAGGGTGAGGGCCGCGAACGGCACACGGTGGTACGCGCCCTCAGCTGA